In Ensifer canadensis, a genomic segment contains:
- a CDS encoding MarR family winged helix-turn-helix transcriptional regulator, with product MTEPAPLPLDSQLCFSIYSAAIAINRAYKPMLDALGVTYTQYLAVSTLWEQDGLSISAIADRLGLEPSTITPAVKRLEAAGFLSRRRSTVDERLVEVFLTEKGKELHPKTACLTDTLLRRSGFTVPEMIDLNEKVQMLRDGLTREEA from the coding sequence ATGACCGAACCCGCACCGCTTCCGCTCGACAGCCAGCTCTGCTTCTCGATCTACTCGGCAGCGATCGCCATCAATCGCGCCTACAAGCCGATGCTGGACGCGCTCGGCGTCACCTACACGCAGTATCTGGCCGTCAGTACACTGTGGGAACAGGACGGCTTGAGCATATCGGCGATTGCCGATCGGCTCGGCCTGGAACCGAGCACCATCACCCCGGCAGTCAAGCGGCTCGAGGCGGCCGGTTTCCTTTCAAGACGCAGAAGCACCGTCGACGAACGGCTGGTCGAGGTTTTCCTGACAGAGAAGGGCAAGGAGCTTCACCCCAAGACCGCATGCCTCACCGACACGCTGCTGCGTCGTTCCGGATTTACCGTGCCCGAGATGATCGATCTCAACGAAAAGGTCCAGATGCTGCGCGACGGCCTCACCCGCGAAGAAGCGTAG
- a CDS encoding RidA family protein, with product MFLEQVITKPDPYAPFLLSQAIKANGFVFVSGQAAIGDDGEIVGENDFDRQAEQAFRNLDRVLTAAGSSLSKVVKVTIFLRSMENFGKIVELRRKWFSAPYPADSIIEVSSLYSPKAMIEIEAIALTEDR from the coding sequence GTGTTTCTCGAACAGGTCATCACCAAGCCCGATCCTTACGCGCCATTCCTGCTTTCGCAGGCGATCAAGGCCAACGGTTTCGTCTTCGTCTCCGGCCAGGCCGCAATCGGCGACGATGGCGAAATCGTCGGTGAGAACGATTTCGACCGTCAGGCCGAGCAGGCCTTCCGCAATCTCGACCGCGTCCTGACTGCTGCCGGCTCCAGCCTTTCCAAGGTCGTGAAGGTAACGATCTTCCTGCGCTCGATGGAAAACTTCGGGAAGATCGTCGAGCTGCGCCGCAAATGGTTCTCGGCACCCTATCCCGCCGACAGCATCATCGAGGTCTCCTCGCTCTATTCGCCGAAGGCGATGATCGAGATCGAGGCGATTGCGCTGACCGAGGATCGTTGA
- a CDS encoding NADH:flavin oxidoreductase has product MNAHSTVASPILTGTTLKGLAFGNRLSVAPMTRISATAEGVPTERMAHYYRRFAKGGFSLLTTEGIYPDKAYAQTYRDQPGLADRKQAEGWKAVVDAVHAAGGRIFAQLMHGGALAQGNRFRSDTVGPSALQPRGKQMVSYHGEGLYAEPREMDGTEIAEAISGFAQAARLSIDVAGFDGIEIHGANGYLLDQFFTDYTNRRQDRWGGDIGKRLGLSLAVLDAVRSAVGDKVPVGIRLSQGKVNDPLHKWAEGEEGAAIVFKALATSPADFVHVTEFEAWQPAFASGGRSLVSLARQHAPDLFVIANGGLHDIARAEQVLQAGADMIALGRGALANPDWPRIATEKREARPLKLEMLSPISDIKDSELQL; this is encoded by the coding sequence ATGAACGCGCACAGCACGGTCGCCTCGCCGATCCTGACCGGAACGACGCTCAAAGGGCTGGCCTTCGGCAACCGGCTTTCCGTCGCGCCGATGACCCGCATCAGCGCCACTGCCGAGGGCGTACCGACCGAAAGGATGGCGCACTACTACCGGCGCTTCGCAAAGGGCGGCTTCAGCCTCCTGACAACTGAAGGCATCTATCCCGACAAGGCCTATGCGCAAACCTATAGGGACCAACCGGGACTTGCCGACCGGAAACAGGCGGAAGGCTGGAAGGCGGTCGTCGATGCGGTGCACGCCGCGGGCGGCCGCATCTTTGCCCAGCTTATGCATGGCGGTGCGCTCGCCCAGGGCAATCGCTTCCGCAGCGACACAGTCGGACCCTCGGCACTGCAGCCGAGAGGCAAACAGATGGTCTCCTACCACGGTGAGGGTCTCTATGCCGAGCCGCGGGAGATGGATGGGACGGAGATTGCCGAAGCGATATCAGGCTTTGCGCAAGCCGCCAGGCTTTCCATCGATGTCGCCGGTTTCGACGGCATCGAGATCCATGGCGCCAACGGCTATCTGCTCGACCAGTTCTTCACCGATTACACCAACCGGCGGCAGGATCGCTGGGGCGGCGACATCGGCAAGCGGTTGGGCCTGAGCCTCGCAGTGCTGGACGCGGTTCGCAGCGCCGTCGGCGATAAGGTGCCCGTCGGCATCCGCCTGTCCCAGGGCAAGGTCAACGACCCCTTACATAAATGGGCGGAGGGCGAAGAAGGTGCTGCCATCGTTTTCAAGGCGCTGGCCACCAGTCCCGCCGACTTCGTACACGTGACTGAGTTCGAAGCCTGGCAACCGGCCTTTGCTTCCGGCGGCAGATCGCTGGTCTCCCTTGCCCGCCAGCATGCGCCCGATCTGTTCGTCATTGCCAATGGCGGTCTGCACGATATCGCCCGCGCCGAGCAGGTGCTGCAGGCCGGCGCCGATATGATCGCGCTCGGTCGCGGCGCGCTCGCCAATCCCGATTGGCCGCGCATCGCCACTGAGAAGCGCGAGGCCCGCCCGCTGAAGCTGGAAATGCTGTCGCCGATCAGCGACATCAAGGACAGCGAGCTTCAGCTTTGA
- a CDS encoding alpha/beta fold hydrolase: MIEAEAVSTAVSTGLSRRTVLSAAFGAAATAAAVPAVIRPAKAETASSTTSDTLGVTTMGSRIITRDGVEIYYKDWGSKESPVVVLSHGWPLSSDSWEAQAFHLASNGFRVITHDRRGHGRSSQPWDGNDMDHYADDLADLINALDLKDIFLAGFSTGGGEITRYIGRHGTSRIAKAGLISAVPPLMVKTDSNPGGLPKEVFDGLQAASLKDRSKLYRDIASGPFFGFNRPGAVASQGMIDSFWLQGMMGGHKNTYDSIVAFSQTDFTEDLKKFDVPTLIIHGDDDQIVPIDAAARASKQLVPSATLKVYPGAPHGITDTHKDQLNADLLEFARS, from the coding sequence ATGATTGAAGCAGAAGCAGTTTCCACAGCAGTCTCCACTGGCCTTTCGCGCCGCACAGTTCTTTCGGCTGCCTTTGGCGCCGCGGCCACAGCCGCCGCCGTTCCAGCCGTCATTCGCCCGGCGAAAGCCGAAACCGCATCAAGCACCACATCCGACACATTGGGAGTAACGACCATGGGCAGCCGCATCATCACCCGCGATGGCGTCGAGATCTACTACAAGGACTGGGGCTCAAAGGAGAGCCCGGTGGTCGTGCTCAGCCACGGCTGGCCATTGTCATCGGACAGCTGGGAGGCGCAGGCCTTCCACCTCGCCAGTAACGGCTTCCGCGTCATCACCCATGACCGGCGCGGCCATGGCCGCTCCTCTCAGCCCTGGGACGGCAACGACATGGATCACTATGCCGACGATCTTGCCGACCTGATCAATGCGCTTGATCTGAAGGACATATTCCTCGCCGGGTTCTCCACCGGCGGTGGCGAAATCACCCGCTATATCGGCCGTCACGGAACAAGCCGTATCGCCAAGGCCGGATTGATCTCGGCGGTGCCGCCGCTGATGGTCAAGACCGACAGCAATCCCGGAGGGCTGCCGAAGGAGGTGTTCGACGGGTTGCAGGCGGCAAGCCTGAAGGATCGCTCCAAGCTCTATCGCGATATCGCCTCGGGTCCGTTCTTCGGCTTCAACCGGCCGGGTGCCGTGGCTTCGCAGGGCATGATCGACAGCTTCTGGCTGCAGGGCATGATGGGCGGGCACAAGAACACCTATGACTCGATCGTCGCCTTCTCGCAGACCGACTTTACCGAGGACCTGAAGAAGTTCGACGTGCCGACGCTGATCATCCATGGCGACGACGACCAGATCGTGCCGATCGATGCGGCCGCCCGCGCTTCGAAGCAGCTGGTGCCGAGCGCCACCCTGAAGGTTTATCCCGGCGCGCCGCACGGCATCACCGACACCCACAAGGACCAGCTCAACGCTGACCTGCTCGAATTTGCACGGTCTTGA
- a CDS encoding LysR substrate-binding domain-containing protein, producing MRKLPPLGALRVFEAAARRLSFKQAADELNVSATAVSHQIRQLEDLLELKLFERGTRQVRLTPAGQTLFPVLRDGLDRFEQAIGELRRSRDTKVARLTSTVAFVAKRLAPLAGSFRDAHPDWNLRLDASNRTVDLDADADAAIRYGDGQYPGLLSEPLFADRFAPVCAPRLAPMSLDALREATLIHFDWGPARRDDERAPVWRQWLRHAGVTDIDPAGGLSFTDEIHAVQSVVAGQGIGLLSLTLVAEELASGILVQPFALSLESYRYDLVYSPRAAERPATQVLRDWVLQQFNGGSQ from the coding sequence ATGAGAAAATTGCCGCCGCTCGGCGCATTGCGGGTTTTCGAAGCGGCCGCCCGCCGCTTGAGCTTCAAGCAGGCGGCCGACGAGCTGAACGTGTCGGCGACGGCCGTCAGCCATCAGATCCGCCAGCTTGAAGATCTGCTGGAGCTGAAGCTGTTCGAGCGCGGCACGCGCCAGGTGCGGCTGACGCCGGCTGGGCAGACGCTGTTTCCGGTGCTACGCGATGGGCTCGACCGCTTCGAGCAGGCGATCGGCGAACTGCGCCGCAGCCGTGACACCAAGGTGGCGCGGCTCACCTCAACCGTCGCCTTCGTCGCCAAGCGGCTGGCACCGCTCGCCGGCAGCTTTCGCGACGCTCATCCGGACTGGAACCTGCGCCTCGACGCCTCGAACAGGACGGTGGATCTGGATGCCGATGCCGACGCGGCCATCCGCTATGGCGACGGGCAGTATCCCGGCCTGCTTTCCGAGCCGCTTTTCGCCGATCGTTTCGCGCCGGTCTGTGCGCCGCGGTTGGCGCCGATGTCCCTCGATGCGCTGCGAGAGGCGACACTCATTCACTTCGATTGGGGGCCGGCGCGGCGCGACGACGAGCGGGCGCCGGTCTGGCGGCAATGGCTGAGGCACGCAGGCGTCACCGATATCGACCCGGCTGGCGGCCTCTCCTTCACCGACGAGATCCATGCGGTGCAATCGGTCGTGGCCGGGCAGGGCATCGGTCTCTTGAGCCTGACCCTGGTTGCCGAGGAACTTGCCTCCGGCATACTCGTCCAGCCGTTTGCACTGTCGCTCGAAAGCTACCGCTACGATCTGGTCTATAGTCCGCGGGCTGCCGAGCGGCCGGCAACGCAGGTGCTGAGGGATTGGGTACTGCAGCAGTTCAACGGCGGAAGCCAGTAA
- a CDS encoding alpha/beta fold hydrolase produces MLKTSLLAAAASLTLAATGTTAFAADAGAKNVVLVHGGFVDGAGWKGVYDILKKDGYTVSIVQNPTTSLAADVAATRQAIDKADGSVVLVGHSYGGVVISEAGTHEKVQSVVYIAAFAPDKGESVSSLIANPPAGAPVPPILPPVDGFLFLDKAKFAASFAADVDAETAAFMADSQVPWGVEALAGAVTEPAWKTKPSYYLVAGEDRMIPPAAQQMMAKRAGSTVVEVPGSHAVYVSNPKAVADLIEKAAETAN; encoded by the coding sequence ATGTTGAAGACATCTCTGCTTGCCGCCGCCGCCTCGCTCACCCTGGCCGCCACCGGCACCACCGCGTTTGCCGCTGATGCAGGCGCAAAGAACGTCGTTCTCGTCCATGGCGGTTTCGTCGATGGCGCCGGCTGGAAGGGTGTCTACGACATCCTGAAGAAGGACGGCTACACCGTCAGCATCGTCCAGAACCCGACGACCTCGCTTGCCGCCGACGTCGCTGCCACAAGGCAGGCGATCGACAAGGCTGATGGATCGGTGGTGCTGGTCGGGCATTCCTATGGCGGCGTCGTCATCAGCGAAGCCGGCACCCATGAGAAGGTGCAGTCGGTCGTCTACATCGCCGCGTTCGCCCCGGATAAGGGCGAGTCGGTCTCGTCCTTGATTGCCAACCCGCCGGCCGGCGCGCCGGTGCCGCCAATCCTGCCGCCGGTCGATGGCTTCCTGTTCCTCGACAAGGCAAAGTTCGCCGCATCGTTTGCTGCTGACGTCGATGCCGAGACGGCCGCCTTCATGGCAGACTCCCAGGTTCCGTGGGGCGTCGAAGCGCTGGCCGGCGCCGTCACCGAGCCTGCTTGGAAGACCAAGCCGAGCTACTATCTGGTTGCGGGTGAAGATCGCATGATCCCGCCGGCTGCCCAGCAGATGATGGCCAAACGCGCCGGCTCAACCGTCGTCGAAGTGCCCGGCAGCCACGCCGTCTATGTCTCCAATCCGAAGGCGGTCGCCGATCTCATCGAGAAGGCGGCGGAAACCGCCAACTGA
- a CDS encoding GlxA family transcriptional regulator encodes MTKPLESEPAEIGIVVYPRALKSAVHGLTDMFQVAGMQATEQGGARAPRIRVSHWQLQEDGSVEKTLDTHPGPSSGLVALILPPTLAELPVGGRMGQLPAFVREQHAGGTTVCSVCGGAYLLAESGLAAGRTITTHWSHQDLIADRYRDVRVDTDKLLIDEGDIITAGGMMAWIDLGLKLVDRFLGTNVMLATARFMIIDPGAREQSYYSVFAPKLDHGDSTILKIQHWLHGANTKGVTLQMMAERAGLGDRTFLRRFQKATGFNPTEYCQRLRIAKSRDLLERSHLSIEQVAWQSGYDDTNAYRKIFRKILGLSPREYRLRFSVSDGTRRPAMAGLAAAAPA; translated from the coding sequence GTGACAAAACCACTCGAAAGCGAACCGGCGGAGATCGGCATCGTCGTTTATCCGCGCGCGCTGAAGTCGGCGGTCCATGGGCTGACCGACATGTTCCAGGTGGCCGGCATGCAGGCGACAGAACAGGGCGGCGCACGCGCACCTCGCATCCGCGTCAGCCACTGGCAGCTTCAGGAGGATGGCTCGGTCGAAAAGACGCTCGACACCCACCCCGGCCCCTCCTCGGGTCTCGTCGCGCTGATCCTGCCGCCGACGCTGGCGGAGCTGCCCGTAGGCGGGCGCATGGGCCAGCTGCCCGCCTTCGTGCGCGAGCAGCATGCCGGTGGCACCACTGTCTGCTCGGTCTGCGGCGGCGCCTATCTGCTGGCGGAATCCGGGCTCGCCGCAGGTCGCACGATCACCACCCATTGGTCGCACCAGGACCTGATCGCCGATCGCTACCGCGATGTCCGTGTCGATACCGACAAGCTATTGATCGACGAAGGCGATATCATCACTGCCGGTGGCATGATGGCCTGGATCGATCTGGGGCTGAAACTCGTCGACCGGTTCCTTGGAACCAATGTGATGCTGGCAACCGCCCGCTTCATGATCATCGATCCCGGTGCCCGCGAACAGAGCTACTACAGCGTCTTTGCGCCCAAGCTCGACCACGGCGACAGCACGATCCTGAAAATCCAGCACTGGCTGCACGGCGCCAACACCAAGGGCGTGACGCTGCAGATGATGGCTGAGCGCGCCGGGCTCGGCGACCGCACTTTTCTCCGGCGCTTCCAGAAGGCGACCGGCTTCAACCCGACGGAATATTGCCAGCGGTTGAGGATCGCCAAATCACGCGACCTGCTCGAGCGCTCGCACCTGTCGATCGAGCAGGTTGCCTGGCAGAGCGGCTACGACGACACCAACGCCTACCGCAAGATCTTCCGCAAGATCCTCGGCCTGTCGCCGCGGGAGTACCGGTTGCGCTTCTCGGTGTCGGACGGCACGCGACGGCCGGCCATGGCAGGACTTGCAGCCGCCGCGCCCGCCTGA
- a CDS encoding MBL fold metallo-hydrolase, producing MTCTDDKTSGLNRRSFLAGSVAGAVLPLLPKGVYAADTHRFTHGAFDIAVVSDGFLTLPVSIVLPDAAPEERDGIMRRLGGTPEGAPFHTNIPFIRTGRDLIVVDNGSGGNFQASAGKLAANLATAGINPADVTKVVFTHAHPDHAGGTVGADGKLTFPNAQYFVSEREWAFWTNPDYEKVMPKALHGFARGAQRDLFAVKERLTLVKPGDEIVTGMQVLDTRGHTPGHISLELAGDNGLVISGDAATSNIVFFEHPDWHFGFDTDPEQALKTRKTLIDRAATEKLTLLGYHWGYPGIGRAERNGAAYRFVAGA from the coding sequence ATGACCTGCACAGACGACAAAACCTCCGGCCTCAACCGCCGTTCCTTTCTCGCCGGCTCCGTAGCGGGCGCTGTATTGCCGCTGCTGCCGAAGGGCGTTTACGCCGCAGACACCCACCGCTTCACCCATGGGGCTTTCGATATCGCCGTCGTCAGCGACGGCTTCCTGACGCTGCCGGTCAGCATCGTGCTACCGGATGCGGCGCCGGAGGAGCGCGACGGAATCATGCGCCGGCTCGGCGGCACGCCTGAGGGCGCACCCTTCCACACCAACATCCCGTTCATCCGCACCGGCAGGGACCTGATCGTCGTCGACAACGGATCGGGCGGCAATTTCCAGGCGAGTGCCGGCAAGCTTGCGGCCAATCTGGCGACTGCAGGTATTAATCCGGCGGATGTGACCAAGGTGGTCTTTACCCATGCCCACCCGGATCATGCCGGCGGCACGGTCGGGGCAGACGGCAAGCTCACCTTTCCGAATGCGCAATATTTCGTCTCGGAGCGCGAATGGGCATTCTGGACGAACCCCGACTACGAGAAGGTCATGCCGAAGGCGCTGCACGGCTTTGCCCGCGGTGCGCAGCGCGATCTTTTCGCGGTCAAGGAGCGCCTGACGCTGGTCAAGCCGGGCGACGAGATCGTGACCGGCATGCAGGTGCTCGACACGCGCGGCCACACGCCGGGCCATATCTCGCTGGAACTTGCCGGCGACAACGGGCTCGTCATCTCAGGCGATGCGGCAACCAGCAATATTGTCTTCTTCGAGCACCCGGACTGGCACTTCGGTTTCGATACCGATCCGGAGCAGGCGCTGAAAACCCGCAAGACGCTGATCGACCGGGCAGCAACGGAAAAGCTGACGCTGCTCGGCTACCACTGGGGCTATCCCGGCATCGGGCGGGCCGAACGGAACGGTGCCGCGTATCGCTTCGTCGCGGGCGCGTAG
- a CDS encoding oxidoreductase: protein MSKTERGIALVTGASSGIGLVTARALRHDGYRVFGTSRKPMPDTPDGITMLICDVTDDASVQTTVDEVLSRAGRIDLLVNNAGIGLLGGAEESTTKQAKAVFDVNVFGIIRMTNAVLPTMRRQHRGRIVNLSSILGLIPAPYNALYASTKHAIEGYSESLDHEVRTQGIRIVLVEPGVTRTSFEENITRPDRPLAVYDTVRADAERLMRDIVAKGDAPEVVAEAVVRAANAASPKRRYTAGKAAGQVRFMRRFLPESIVDKNLRKFSRLPD, encoded by the coding sequence ATGAGCAAGACAGAACGCGGCATTGCCCTGGTCACGGGCGCTTCCTCAGGCATTGGGTTGGTGACAGCACGAGCGCTGCGGCACGATGGCTACCGTGTCTTCGGTACCAGCCGAAAGCCGATGCCCGATACCCCGGACGGGATCACGATGCTGATCTGCGATGTAACCGATGACGCATCGGTGCAGACAACCGTCGACGAGGTTCTAAGTCGCGCAGGACGGATTGATCTTCTTGTCAACAATGCCGGGATCGGACTGCTCGGCGGCGCTGAGGAATCCACGACGAAACAGGCGAAAGCCGTCTTCGACGTAAACGTGTTCGGCATCATACGCATGACAAATGCGGTGCTGCCCACGATGAGACGGCAGCATCGAGGACGGATCGTCAACCTCAGCTCCATACTCGGGCTGATCCCCGCCCCCTACAATGCGCTCTACGCATCGACCAAACATGCCATCGAAGGCTATTCGGAGTCTCTTGACCACGAAGTGCGAACGCAAGGCATCCGCATCGTGCTTGTCGAGCCCGGCGTAACCCGCACATCCTTCGAAGAGAACATCACGCGACCGGACCGCCCGCTTGCCGTTTACGACACGGTTCGCGCCGACGCGGAGAGGCTGATGCGCGACATCGTCGCGAAGGGCGATGCACCCGAGGTGGTCGCCGAAGCCGTCGTAAGGGCCGCCAATGCGGCATCGCCCAAACGACGCTACACCGCCGGAAAAGCTGCAGGACAAGTCCGTTTCATGCGTCGCTTCCTGCCCGAGTCCATCGTCGACAAGAACCTTCGGAAGTTCAGCAGACTTCCCGATTGA
- a CDS encoding SLC13 family permease, producing MTAEQSLAFIVIGAMMAFFIWGRFRYDVIACSALMLSVAVGIVPFDHAFDGFSDDIVIIVGSALIVSAGVARSGVVDAAIQRFLPNISSVRAQLALLVITVTVLSAFIKNIGALAIMIPVAFQFARRSGVQPSVFLMPMAFGSLIGGLMTQVGTSPNIVVSRVRQELTGESFTMFDFTPVGATLAAVGVVFLLFAYKLVPQRTSQHVSVQAAIEITDYTSEAVVAAGTPMIGKSLSQLVKIADGGAVVTAMFRRGLHVAPLPDVKLEADDILLLEGGPDALDRIVSQAKLKISGDRSPSSSEKTGAEIEAVEAVIGGGSPLEGMTAQRLALFSNHNINLLAVSRQGERLKQRLGNIRLRAGDIVVLQGARRELPSFLQDFGCLPLAQREILLGTIRKATLPLLVLAAAMGSTAVGLVPIPIAFFAAALAMVIFRIIPLRDVYRSVDGPILVMLAALIPVSDSLRTTGGTDVIASWLGTIAAGLPPAGALTLILLAAMAVTPFLNNAATVLVMAPIAASFATTLGYRPEAFLMAVAIGAGCDFLTPIGHQCNTLVMGPGGYKFSDYPRLGLPLSVVIVIVSVPALIAVWPLR from the coding sequence ATGACCGCCGAACAGTCCCTCGCGTTTATAGTCATCGGCGCCATGATGGCATTCTTCATCTGGGGGCGGTTTCGATATGACGTGATTGCCTGTTCCGCCCTGATGCTTTCGGTCGCCGTTGGCATCGTGCCTTTCGATCACGCCTTTGATGGTTTCAGCGACGATATCGTCATCATCGTCGGTAGCGCCCTTATCGTCAGCGCCGGGGTGGCGCGCTCCGGTGTCGTGGATGCGGCGATCCAGCGGTTTCTGCCGAACATTTCCTCGGTCCGGGCGCAGCTTGCGCTGCTGGTCATCACGGTCACGGTGCTTTCCGCCTTCATCAAGAATATCGGCGCGCTGGCGATCATGATCCCGGTGGCGTTCCAGTTTGCCCGCCGTTCCGGCGTCCAGCCCTCGGTGTTCCTGATGCCGATGGCCTTCGGCTCGCTGATCGGCGGGCTGATGACCCAGGTCGGAACCTCGCCCAATATCGTCGTTTCGCGCGTGCGCCAGGAGTTGACGGGCGAGAGCTTCACCATGTTCGATTTCACCCCCGTCGGCGCCACGCTTGCTGCCGTCGGTGTCGTCTTCCTGCTGTTTGCCTACAAGCTGGTGCCGCAGCGCACGAGCCAGCATGTCTCGGTGCAGGCGGCGATCGAGATCACAGACTATACCTCGGAGGCGGTGGTTGCCGCCGGTACGCCCATGATCGGCAAGTCGCTGAGCCAACTCGTCAAGATTGCCGACGGCGGTGCCGTCGTCACCGCGATGTTCCGGCGCGGCCTGCATGTGGCGCCATTGCCTGACGTCAAGCTCGAGGCCGACGATATCCTGCTGCTCGAAGGCGGGCCGGATGCGCTCGATCGTATCGTCTCGCAGGCCAAGCTGAAGATCTCCGGCGACCGTTCGCCGTCATCCAGCGAAAAGACCGGCGCGGAGATCGAGGCGGTCGAGGCTGTGATCGGCGGCGGCTCGCCGCTCGAAGGCATGACCGCGCAGCGCCTGGCGCTGTTCAGCAACCACAACATCAACCTGCTTGCCGTCAGCCGGCAGGGCGAGCGGCTGAAGCAGCGGCTCGGCAACATTCGCTTAAGGGCCGGCGATATCGTCGTGCTGCAGGGCGCGCGCCGTGAACTGCCGTCGTTCCTGCAGGACTTCGGCTGCCTGCCGCTGGCGCAGCGCGAGATCCTGCTTGGCACCATCCGCAAGGCGACGCTGCCGCTCCTCGTTCTTGCCGCCGCCATGGGCTCGACGGCCGTCGGCCTCGTGCCGATCCCGATCGCCTTCTTCGCCGCGGCCCTTGCCATGGTGATCTTCCGCATCATTCCGCTGCGCGACGTCTACCGGTCGGTCGACGGGCCGATTTTGGTGATGCTGGCAGCGCTGATCCCGGTCAGCGATTCGCTGCGCACGACAGGGGGCACCGACGTGATCGCCAGCTGGCTCGGCACGATTGCCGCGGGCCTGCCGCCGGCCGGGGCGCTGACGCTGATCCTGCTCGCCGCCATGGCAGTGACGCCGTTCCTCAACAATGCCGCGACCGTCCTGGTCATGGCGCCGATCGCCGCCAGTTTCGCGACCACGCTTGGCTACCGCCCCGAAGCCTTCCTGATGGCGGTTGCCATTGGCGCAGGCTGCGATTTCCTGACCCCGATCGGCCACCAGTGCAACACGCTGGTCATGGGCCCGGGCGGCTACAAGTTCAGCGACTATCCGCGCCTCGGCCTGCCGCTTTCGGTGGTGATTGTCATCGTCAGTGTGCCGGCGCTGATCGCCGTCTGGCCGCTGCGCTAA
- a CDS encoding NADP-dependent oxidoreductase, with protein MKSFLIDRYLKGGALRLGEGPQPELRENDVMVEIHAAGVNPLDNKIRDGEFKVILPYRLPLVLGNDVAGVVVRVGANVRRFKPGDEVYARPAQDRIGTFAEYIAMDEADVAMKPNNLSMNEAASIPLVALTAWQVLVERANLQKGQKVLIHAGSGGVGAIAIQLAKHLGAYVATTTSTPNIALVKSLGADVVVDYKKDDFEKVLQGYDVVLNSLGRETLEKSLAVLKPGGKLISISGPPDPDFARQNGSGWLLQQVMRLLSFGIRRKSKRRRISYSFHFMTANGGQLGQITSLIDTGAIRPVVDRVFPFERTNEALDYVETGRAKGKVVVAVK; from the coding sequence ATGAAATCATTCCTGATCGATCGCTATCTGAAAGGCGGCGCTCTCCGGCTCGGCGAAGGCCCACAGCCGGAGTTGCGTGAGAACGATGTCATGGTTGAGATTCATGCCGCCGGCGTGAACCCCTTGGACAATAAGATCAGGGACGGAGAGTTCAAGGTCATCCTTCCCTACCGCCTTCCACTGGTGCTGGGCAACGATGTAGCGGGCGTGGTGGTCAGGGTCGGGGCCAATGTCCGGCGATTTAAGCCTGGTGACGAGGTCTATGCACGCCCGGCCCAGGATCGCATCGGGACATTTGCAGAGTACATCGCCATGGACGAGGCCGATGTAGCGATGAAGCCGAACAATCTGAGTATGAACGAGGCCGCATCCATTCCGCTTGTTGCCCTGACAGCATGGCAGGTGCTTGTCGAGCGGGCCAACTTGCAAAAGGGACAGAAGGTCCTGATCCATGCCGGCTCCGGTGGTGTGGGCGCGATCGCGATCCAGCTTGCCAAGCATCTTGGGGCATATGTGGCGACGACCACGAGCACACCAAATATCGCTCTTGTGAAAAGTCTCGGCGCAGACGTCGTCGTCGACTACAAGAAGGATGACTTCGAGAAAGTGCTGCAGGGCTATGACGTCGTGCTGAACAGCCTAGGGAGGGAAACGCTGGAGAAATCCCTTGCTGTTCTGAAGCCGGGCGGGAAGCTGATTTCGATTTCCGGTCCGCCCGATCCGGACTTCGCGCGGCAGAACGGTTCTGGCTGGCTGCTTCAACAGGTCATGCGCCTGCTGAGTTTCGGCATCAGGAGAAAATCGAAGCGCCGAAGGATCAGCTACTCCTTCCACTTCATGACGGCCAACGGTGGGCAGCTTGGTCAGATCACCTCCCTGATCGACACAGGTGCCATACGACCGGTAGTGGATCGGGTCTTCCCGTTCGAGAGGACCAACGAGGCGCTGGACTATGTCGAAACGGGGCGTGCCAAGGGGAAAGTCGTCGTCGCTGTGAAGTGA